The stretch of DNA CAGGAGCGATACCTCGTCCGGGAAGATCTTGAACACGACCTTGGCGAACTTCTGCAGCTCGGGCTTCCAGTAGTCCTTGCGTGCGGTGAAGGTATAAGTGGAGCCCTGGACTGTGGCAGCGGAGTCCATCACGTAAGGGCCTGATCCGACGGGCTTCGTTGCGAGTCCTTTTGCATCCTGCAGTGCGGCCGGGCTCGCCATGCGTCCCGCCGCATCCGAGAGGCTGAAGATGATGTCGGGGTCCGGTGCCGAGTATTTCAGCGTGATGGTGTCCTTGTCGACCGCCTCCACTGAGGCGAGGCGAGCCAATTCGCGTGCAAGCGGACCAGTGCCCGCCTTGAAGCGCTCGAGGTTCGCCTTGGCCGCTTCGGCGTCGAACGCCTTGCCGTCGCTGAACGTAACGTCCGTCCGCAGGTTCAGCGTGATGGAGGTATTGTCCGCCGCCAGCTTCCAGTCGGTTGCGAGCATCGGAGCGTAACTGCCGTCGGGCTGGCGCAGAATGAGCGAGTCATAGGGCGCCTGCGCGTACGGCACAAAGTTGGCTTCGCCGACACCTGCCGGATCGAAGGTCTGCGGACCCACGATGCTGCCGAGGGTCAGGGTCTTGGTAGGGGCGCCTGCGGCACCACCATTGCCGGCGGGCGCGGGTTCTCCACCGGAGCAGGCGGTGGCGCCTACGGCTAGGCCGACGGCAAGTGCCGCGGACGCAAGGATGCGACTGTGCATCGAGTACTCCTTTGTATTCCAGGTATTCCAGTTCAGGTGCGGTACGTTGGCGACGGCGTCGCCGGACCTCTGAGGACCCGTGTGAGTCAGGCCTTGAGGACGATTGAGCGCATCGCCTGGGCGATGCGGAGGGCGCGTGCGTCGGCGCCGCCGGGCGGGGGCGTCCGGCGCACGGTATAGCCGAAGCTGATCTGCGTTTCCGGGTCGTGGTAACCGAGGGCTCCTCCTGCCCCGTCATGACCGAACGCACGGAACCCGCCAAAGACGAGGTTCGGGGCCGGCTTTTGAAAGACAATCCCGTACCGCCGCTGGATACCGATGACCTCATCGGTACCCACTACCTGGGTCTGGGCCATCTGCTCCACAGTGTCGGACGATAGCAGCGGCGTTTTGGAGACTCCGACGACCGCCTCTGCGAACAGCGCCGCTATTCCGCGGGCGCTTACGCTCGCACCGATTGCTGGTTGGCCCACCGCGCGGTCCCTGCGCTGCAATTCCCGGCGCTGATCCTCCGTCTTCGGTGCGGCGATCGAGCCGAAAGTGTACCGGCCGAGTTGGCCTTCGAGCCGAGGGAACGGCACCTCTGTCATTGCGGCGATGGGCGCTGAGGGAAGGAGGTCGACGGCGCGAGGCTCGAGGGCCTTTGGCAAGCCGAGAAAGAAATCGATGCCGCGGGGCGCCCGGATCTCGCGCTCGAAGAACTCGGCCAGCGTCAGCCCAGTGATCCGGCGGACCAGTTCGGATGCCAAGACTCCGATGGACACGCCGTGGTAGCCGAACGCCGCGCCGGGGCGCCAGAGCGGGCGCTGTTCAGCGAGGACAGCGGCGGCGCGGATCGTGTTGCCCATTTCGTCGTGGCTTAGCAGAGGCACGGCCTGCGGGAGGCCAGCTTGGTGCGAGAGGAGCTGTCGGACCGTAACCCTGTCCTTGTCGCCGGCCGCGAATTCGGGCCAGTATTCGGCGACAGCGGCGTCGAGGTCGATCTGCCGGCGCTCAAGCAGGAGACCGATGCTAATGGCGATTGCGTTCTTGGAGACGGAATAGGGAATGAGGAGGCTGTCCCTCTCCACCTGCCCGATCGCGATGTCGATGACAAGCTGGCTGCCGACGTAGGCCGCGATTTGGACGTCGTCATCCTCGAACGCCCCTCCGTTGAGGAGTTCCTCCACTAGGGGCGCGAACGCGACGTCAATGTCCGACTGCACCAACGAATTTGTCATGGCATCTAACTCCTTTGTCTGCCGCCGCGACCTTTACTGACCGCCGGTTAGGAACCTATACTTACCGGTGGTTAGTATTCTGTCAAGGACGTCTTATCCGTCGTCGCCACCTTTTCGACCGATGAAGTTGGAGCCTCCCATGACGCGTAACGCTTGTCTGGCCGTTGGCCGCCTCACGGCTCCTGACGGAACCCGATTTCGCGGCCGGGTACTCTGTTGTCCGAACCGCCGCGCCGGAAGGAGCCTGACGTGAAGGAGTCACCGATGCTGGATTCGAAGCCGGAAGCACCACCACGTTCCGGTCCCTATCTGAAGGGGTTGGCCAAGCGGCGCGAGATCCTCGAGGTCGCGCTCGAGCTCATAGCGGAGAACGGCTACGCGAACATCAACCTGCAGCAGATTGCGGACACCGCGAAGATCACCAAGGCGGGCCTGCTTTACCACTTCGGCTCAAGGGAGAACCTCCTCACCGAGGTGCTGCGCCGACGTGATGAGCGGGATACGGCGACATTCGCAACCGCCACGACGACAGAGCCGCGCATCACGAGGATAGTGCGGCATAACAGCGAAGTGCCCGGACTGGTCGAGTTGTACTCCGCTCTGCTGCAGGAGGGAATCGCCCCCGAACACCCGGCCCACGACTTCTTCATCCAGCGCTATGGGCGCGTGATAGGCAATGTTGCAGAAGACGTCCGGCGCGGTGTCGAGGCAGGAGCGTTGCGTCCTGGGCTCGAGCCGGAGCTACTTTCGCGGATACTCGTCGCGGTTTCCGATGGCCTTCAACAGCAGTGGCAGTACGACCGCTCGATCGATATAGCCGAGCACCTCGACTACCTCTTATCGCTGCTCGGTGGCGGCGGGAGCGCCGGGACCTCGAGCGCACAAGGTGAGGCGGAGGCGGAATGATCTACGCGACATCGTCCGAGTCCCTGAGCGCTACGAACAGGCCCCGCACGATCATCATGGCGGATCCGGAGCTCGACGACCTGAACTCGATGATCCGACTGCTTCTGTACAGCAACGAAATTCGCATCGAGGGGCTCATCTACGCCAGTAGCCGTTTCCACTGGAAAGGTGACGGCAAAGGGACGACGTTCCTGCTGCCGGACCGGGAGTATGACGAGCCGCAAACCTCCTTCCGCTGGGCGGAGGGTGAATGCTTCATCCACGACGCCGTCGACGCGTACGCCGAGGTGTACGCCAACCTCATCGTCCACGACCCTGGCTACCCGCACCCTGACGATCTGCGGGCGGTTATCCGGGACGGAAACATTGAGTTCGAGGGCGATATGTCCCAAGACAGCCCAGGATCCCGCCTTATCGCAGACGCGCTGCTGGACGACGAGCCGGGGCTGGTACATCTGCAGAACTGGGCAGGCACGAGCACCATGGCGCGGGCCCTCCGCTCGATTGAGGAGCGCCACTCGGGTACTCCCGAGTGGCAGGACGTGCGGGCGAGGGTTAGCCGCAAGGCGGTCGTCACGAAGTTTTCCTCGCAGGACAGCACCTACGATGACTACATCCGGCCGAATTGGCCAGAGCTCCGTGTCACAGACGTCGCCTGCTTCGCCTGGGGCTACCCGGTGCGGCGAGTGGTGCTGCCGAAGGACGAATACATGCTGAGCGCCGCGTGGATGCGCGAGAATGTCACGTCAGTAGGCCCACTGGGAGCCCTGTACCGTGTCTGGGGCGACGGGCGCCAAATGGTCGAGGGTGACTACACCGACTTCTTCCATCTGAGTGGGCACTCGACGGAGGAATTGCAGGAGATGGGCTACCGTGTGTGGATCGAGCCCCAGCCGGCTGGGGAGTGGATCTCCGAGGGTGATACCCCAAACATGCTGAACCTGCTGGGCAACGGACTGCGGGGGCACGAGCATCCGAGCTTCGGTGGCTGGGGCGGCCGCGGGACACGCTTGGAGGAGGGGCCGGACACGTGGGCGCTGCGCCCTACCGTGGACACAGCGGCCGACGGCGGCACTCCGGGCGAGTACTCACTCACCCGGTGGTTCGGCGACGCCCAGCGGGACTTTGCGACTCGGCTTCGGTGGTCAGTAACCCGGGAGTATGCCGGCGCGAACCATCACCCGGAGGTTGCCGTCAGCCCGGGACTCGACGTAAGTGGTGAGCCAGGCTCGGCGATGACGCTGTCCGCTTCTGCTACGGACCCAGACGATGATTCGCTGTCGTACCACTGGTGGCAGTATGCCGAGGCAGGGACCTACGCAGGTCGCGTTGCACTCTATGGAAATGACGGGTCGGAAGTCACGCTGACGGTGCCGTCAGACGGCGCCGCCGGGCAGACGATCCACCTGATCCTTGAGGTTGAGGATGACGCGGCCATGCCACTCAAGCGCTACCAACGCGTGATCGTGACGATCGAGTAGTTTCGTCCGCCTGTCATGGTGCATGGTCAGCCTTGGAGCATGCTTAGGCGTAGGCATCTGCTGCCGCGAGCAGCTCGATGCGGAAAATGACAAATTACAGCAAGGGGTGCCCGGCGGCGCCGGGCACCCCAGAGGCCGCGGCTAGCGCTTGACGGCGTCCAGCTTTAGCATCTTGGCGATGACGCTGTCCAGCTCGGAGTCGTCGAAGATCTTCTTCCAGTCGTCCTTGATGATGGTGTCCTTGCCGTACTGGATGGCGATTTCGCAGGCCTCCGAGAACGGGTTAGAGCCGCGCAGGGCGTTGGTGAGGGCGATCTGGACGTGGCCGAACAGCATGGCCTTGGCTGCTTCCTCGGGTACGCCGGCGGTGTGGACGGTTTCGTGCAGGGCCTCGTTGAGGAGGGTGCCGATCATGCAGGCCACGGTTTCCACGAGGGTGGGCTCGAGGATGGCGAGCTGCTTGACGGTGACCCAGTGGACGTCGATGACCGGGGCGTAGATGACGCGGATGGTCGCCTCGGCGGCGGCCTTGGTCTCTTCGGAGGCGTCGTCGTCGATGGCGGCGACGACGTTCTGAGGGGCGCCTTCGCCGCCGAAGGTGTCGGCCCATTCTTCCTTGGTGGTGCGCTCCAGGAACACGGACGGGTGGCACGGGTGGGCTACTGCCTGGACAACGTCGTCGCGCTTGGCCAGCAGGCCGGCGTAGGCTGCGGCGGGGTCCAGGGTGAGCAGGATGGCGCCGGGCTTCATCTGGGGGACGACGCCTTCGGAGACGACGCCGAGGACGGTGTCGGGGACGGCGAGGATGACCACGTCGGCGCCCTTCACGGCGTCATCGGTGGTGGTGATGTCCCGGCCTTCAGCCTTGATGCGTTCCTGGCCGGCGGGGGAGTTTTCGCTGTAGAAGACGGTGTGGGCGCTCTGCTGGAGGTTCCGGGAAACGCGCATTCCCATCTTGCCCCCGGCTCCGATGACGGCGACGGTCAATTTTTCTGCTGACATTTCATTTGCTCCTTAGGAATTCGATGCTGTGCTGGGTCCACTGGTTTTCGAGCCGGATGGTTTCCGCCTCGGAGTCCTGCCAGGGCAGCCAGTGTTCGACGATTTGGTTGATGTTTCTTTGGTGGGGCTGGAAGCTGCTGACCATGTAGTCGTAGTCGAGCAGGCCTTCGCCGAGCGGTGCGCCGGCGTAGGTGAAGCCGACCCACCCGTCTTTGCGGGTGAAGGCGAAGTCCTTGATGTGCATGTTCAGGACATAGGGTGCGACGGCGTCCATCACCTCGCGCGGCATCTCGAGGGCTGCGACGGTGTTGGCGGGGTCGCTGCAGATGCCGAGCCAGGGGTTGTCCACGCCGCGGATGACGTCAAGGATCCGTGCGGTGGGCACCTGTTCGTAGGTTTCCACCGCGATTTTGACGCCCGCGGCCTCGAACTCGGGCAGGACTTCCTTGAAGATCGCGACGGCTTCTTCTGCCGTTGGAGCATGGCCGCGCGTGTTGAACATGGTCCTCAGCAGAGGCGAGCCCAAAATCCCGGCGATGTGGAGGAATTTCCGCAGGTGCCCGGGGCGGATGCCCTTGGTGCCGAGCTCCAGCGAGATTCCCAGCCGGTCCGCGGTGGCCCGGACTGCTTCCAGTTCGGGGTCCGTCATGGTTTCCAGCGGGGCGTAGTCGCAGACCTGGAAGAGGTCCACGCCCAGGTCCGCGGTCCGCTCGAGCGCCTGGTGGATGCTCAGCGGCTCGGAGACCTTGTCCGAGAGCTGCCAGAAGAACGCGTAGCTGCTCAGGCCGATTCGTGAGGTCATACCGTCACCGCCGCTGCGGCAAGCCTTGCTGCGGTCTCATCGAGGATGGTCTTCAGTGCTTGGGGATCGTGCGCGAAGCGGCCCAGGAACAGGCCGGCGACGGCGGAGTCCAGCTTGGAGATCAGGCCGGGTCCGGCGCTGCCGCCGTAGATCACGCGGCTGTCCGCCTGGCCGGGCAGGCCGCGCAGGTGCGCATCCAGCCCGGTGATGACGGCGCTGATGTACTCAGGGGTGGCGGGTTCCGGGGCGCCGATGGCCCACTGCGGCTCGTACGCCACGATGGTCCGGCGGGCCGGTGCCAGGGACCGGGCGCGGTTGATGGCCGCATCGATCTCGGCGGTGCACCGGGTTATGGCTTCCTCCACGGATCCCTGCTGCAGTTCCCCGACGCACAGGACGGGCGTCAGGCCGTTCCGGTAGGCGGCGGCAGTCTTCAGCCCGATGATCCTGTCGTCCTCGCCGAAGATCCTGCGGCGTTCGGCGTGGCCCACCTCGGCGTAGCGTCCGCCGAGCTCGGCTACGGTCCTGCCGCCCACCTCGCCGGTGAACGCGCCTTCGTCTTCCCAGAAGATGTCCTGAGCGCCGCTGGCGGCTCCCGCAGTTCCGAGGATACGGGCCGCTTCGGGCAGTACCGGGAGCGTGGGCAGGACGAACAGCTCGATGTCGCCGCTTTGGACTGCAGGGTGCGCAAAGGCGATGGCGGCCACGTCGCGGCAGTAGTCCACTGACCGCTGGTAGCCGAAGTACATCTTCAGGCTGACGCCGATGATGGCCTTCGATGGTGTTCCGCCGGCGGCGGGCTTAGCAGGAAGTGACACCCTCGTAGTCCTTAATCAGGCTGACTTTCTCGGCCGAGGCAGAGGTTTCGTCGAAGGTGTAGGTGAGCCATTCGCGGGCGAGCCGGCGGGCCAGTTCGAGGCCGACGACGCGCTGTCCGAACGTGAGGACCTGGGCATTGTTGCTCAGGACCGAGCGCTCCACTGAGAAGCTGTCGTGGGCGGTGACGGCGCGGACGCCGGGGACCTTGTTCGCGGCGATGGCCACGCCCAGGCCGGTGCCGCAGACCAGAAGGGCGCGGTCTGCTTTGCCGGCGGCGACGAGCTCGGCGGCGGCGATGGCCACCGACGGGTACGGGGTGTGGCTGGTGGCGTCCACCCCGACATCGGTCACGAATTCCACCAGGTCGGAAGCTTCCAGGTCAGCCTTCAGGGCTTCCTTGTATTCGAAACCGGCGTCGTCGCAACCGACGACCAGGCGCAGTTTGGCGCTCATGCTTTCTCCTTAATGGTGGTCCGCTCGATAAGCGTGTTGTGGATTGCCCGGATGATCAGTGCCATGGATACTGCTCCGGCGTCGGGGGTGCCGAGGCTCTTCTCGGCGTGCGGACGGGCCCGGCCCATCAGGGGCAGCAGCCGGGCGGTGTCCTCAGCAGCCTGCTCTGCGGTCACCGCGGCGGCCGCCCAGGCCTCCGTGAGGGACTTGCCGGCTTCGACGCCGGATGCCAGGGCATCGCGGAACGGAACTAGGACGTCCACCAGGGTCTTGTCGCCCGGCTTGGCCTTGCCGAAGTCCATGATGGCCGCCGCTGCACCTGCGACTCCGGCGGCGACAGCGCCGGCGTCGGGCGCTGTGCTGTCACCGACGGCATCGCCGACGGCCCGCAGGGCCATTCCCCAGAGGGCGCCGGACGTGCCGCCGGCCTTGTCGGCCCAGGCATCTGCGGCGAAGTGCAGGGTGGTGCCGGTGCCGGCACCGCGGGCGACGGCGTCTTCCGCAGCGTCGACAGCGGCGCGGACGCCGCGTTCCATGCCGATGCCGTGGTCACCGTCGCCGGCGATCGCGTCGATCCGGCCCAGCTCGTCCGCGTTTGCGTCCACCACTGCCTTGGCAGCGCCGAGGGCGGTCAGGACACGGGCGGCACCGGCGCGGGACTCCGGCGTCGCATCAGGAATGGAAAGCTCGACGTCGGCCGCCTCACCGCCACTGGCGTCCAGGGCCTCGGCGGTGACGGCGCCCCGGCGGAAGGCCGGCGCGTCAGCGGGAGCGTTCCAGAGCTTCTCGAGTTCGTCATCAAGCCAGAACAGGGTGAGGGACGTTCCTGCCATGTCGAAGCTGGTAACGAGCTCGCCCACCTGTGGGTCCACGGCTTCCAGGCCTGCTTCAGCGAGGAGCTGGGCGACGCGGCGGTACACCACAAAGAGCTCTTCGTACTTGACGCTGCCCAGGCCGTTGAGGATGGGGACCACACGGGCGCCCTCTGCGCCGGCGCCGTCCGGGATCTCGGTCAGGAGCTTGGATACCAGCAGTTCGGCGAGCTCATCCGCCGTCGGAATGTCCGTTTCGTCGATGCCCGGTTCCCCGTGGATGCCCATGCCCACGGCCATGCGGCCCTCAGGGACGGAGAACAGCGGGTGGTCCGCGCCCGGGAGGGTGCAGCCGGTGAACGCGACGCCGAACGAACGGGTGCGGTGGTTCGCGCGTTCGGCGATTTCCGCCACCGCGTCCATGGAGCAGCCGGCTTCCGCGGCGGCCGCGGCCACCTTGAAGACGGTGAGGTCACCGGCGATGCCGCGGCGCTTGGCATGCTCCGCGACCGGGGCGGAGGAAACGTCGTCCGTGACGGCGATGCTGCGGCAGTCGATGCCCTCCTTGCGGAGGCGGTCCTGGGCCTGGTTGAAGTGCAGGACGTCGCCGGCGTAGTTGCCGTAGCCCAGGAGCACGCCGCCGCCGTTGTCCGCTGCCTTGGCCACGTTGTAAACCTGCTGGGCCGAGGGGGAAGCGAAGAGGTTGCCCATCGCCGCTCCGTGAGCCAGGCCCTGGCCCACCAGTCCGGCGAAGGCGGGGTAGTGGCCGGAGCCGCCGCCGATCACCAGTGCCACCGTGTCCGGGGTGCTCTTGGTGTTGCGGACAACGCCGCCGGACACGCGCTTGACCCAGCGTTGGTGGGAGGCGACGAAGCCCTCGATCATTTCGTCAGCAAAAGCTGCGGGTTCGTTGAACAGGCGGGTCATTGCAAAGCTCCTGGTTTACTGCTGCGAAGGTGATTGAGCATGCCGAGAATCGGTCTCGACAGGCTCCCACCAGCTTGTTGGGGTTGGTGCGGGGGCGCCCTTCCGGGGAGGAGGGGCGCCCCTTGGTCCTACGGCTCGGCGTGGTGGCCGGCGCCCGA from Pseudarthrobacter siccitolerans encodes:
- a CDS encoding serine hydrolase domain-containing protein, with amino-acid sequence MTNSLVQSDIDVAFAPLVEELLNGGAFEDDDVQIAAYVGSQLVIDIAIGQVERDSLLIPYSVSKNAIAISIGLLLERRQIDLDAAVAEYWPEFAAGDKDRVTVRQLLSHQAGLPQAVPLLSHDEMGNTIRAAAVLAEQRPLWRPGAAFGYHGVSIGVLASELVRRITGLTLAEFFEREIRAPRGIDFFLGLPKALEPRAVDLLPSAPIAAMTEVPFPRLEGQLGRYTFGSIAAPKTEDQRRELQRRDRAVGQPAIGASVSARGIAALFAEAVVGVSKTPLLSSDTVEQMAQTQVVGTDEVIGIQRRYGIVFQKPAPNLVFGGFRAFGHDGAGGALGYHDPETQISFGYTVRRTPPPGGADARALRIAQAMRSIVLKA
- a CDS encoding TetR/AcrR family transcriptional regulator, which produces MKESPMLDSKPEAPPRSGPYLKGLAKRREILEVALELIAENGYANINLQQIADTAKITKAGLLYHFGSRENLLTEVLRRRDERDTATFATATTTEPRITRIVRHNSEVPGLVELYSALLQEGIAPEHPAHDFFIQRYGRVIGNVAEDVRRGVEAGALRPGLEPELLSRILVAVSDGLQQQWQYDRSIDIAEHLDYLLSLLGGGGSAGTSSAQGEAEAE
- a CDS encoding DUF1593 domain-containing protein is translated as MIYATSSESLSATNRPRTIIMADPELDDLNSMIRLLLYSNEIRIEGLIYASSRFHWKGDGKGTTFLLPDREYDEPQTSFRWAEGECFIHDAVDAYAEVYANLIVHDPGYPHPDDLRAVIRDGNIEFEGDMSQDSPGSRLIADALLDDEPGLVHLQNWAGTSTMARALRSIEERHSGTPEWQDVRARVSRKAVVTKFSSQDSTYDDYIRPNWPELRVTDVACFAWGYPVRRVVLPKDEYMLSAAWMRENVTSVGPLGALYRVWGDGRQMVEGDYTDFFHLSGHSTEELQEMGYRVWIEPQPAGEWISEGDTPNMLNLLGNGLRGHEHPSFGGWGGRGTRLEEGPDTWALRPTVDTAADGGTPGEYSLTRWFGDAQRDFATRLRWSVTREYAGANHHPEVAVSPGLDVSGEPGSAMTLSASATDPDDDSLSYHWWQYAEAGTYAGRVALYGNDGSEVTLTVPSDGAAGQTIHLILEVEDDAAMPLKRYQRVIVTIE
- a CDS encoding phosphogluconate dehydrogenase C-terminal domain-containing protein, yielding MSAEKLTVAVIGAGGKMGMRVSRNLQQSAHTVFYSENSPAGQERIKAEGRDITTTDDAVKGADVVILAVPDTVLGVVSEGVVPQMKPGAILLTLDPAAAYAGLLAKRDDVVQAVAHPCHPSVFLERTTKEEWADTFGGEGAPQNVVAAIDDDASEETKAAAEATIRVIYAPVIDVHWVTVKQLAILEPTLVETVACMIGTLLNEALHETVHTAGVPEEAAKAMLFGHVQIALTNALRGSNPFSEACEIAIQYGKDTIIKDDWKKIFDDSELDSVIAKMLKLDAVKR
- a CDS encoding sugar phosphate isomerase/epimerase family protein, with the translated sequence MTSRIGLSSYAFFWQLSDKVSEPLSIHQALERTADLGVDLFQVCDYAPLETMTDPELEAVRATADRLGISLELGTKGIRPGHLRKFLHIAGILGSPLLRTMFNTRGHAPTAEEAVAIFKEVLPEFEAAGVKIAVETYEQVPTARILDVIRGVDNPWLGICSDPANTVAALEMPREVMDAVAPYVLNMHIKDFAFTRKDGWVGFTYAGAPLGEGLLDYDYMVSSFQPHQRNINQIVEHWLPWQDSEAETIRLENQWTQHSIEFLRSK
- a CDS encoding triose-phosphate isomerase family protein gives rise to the protein MSLPAKPAAGGTPSKAIIGVSLKMYFGYQRSVDYCRDVAAIAFAHPAVQSGDIELFVLPTLPVLPEAARILGTAGAASGAQDIFWEDEGAFTGEVGGRTVAELGGRYAEVGHAERRRIFGEDDRIIGLKTAAAYRNGLTPVLCVGELQQGSVEEAITRCTAEIDAAINRARSLAPARRTIVAYEPQWAIGAPEPATPEYISAVITGLDAHLRGLPGQADSRVIYGGSAGPGLISKLDSAVAGLFLGRFAHDPQALKTILDETAARLAAAAVTV
- a CDS encoding ribose-5-phosphate isomerase translates to MSAKLRLVVGCDDAGFEYKEALKADLEASDLVEFVTDVGVDATSHTPYPSVAIAAAELVAAGKADRALLVCGTGLGVAIAANKVPGVRAVTAHDSFSVERSVLSNNAQVLTFGQRVVGLELARRLAREWLTYTFDETSASAEKVSLIKDYEGVTSC
- a CDS encoding dihydroxyacetone kinase family protein yields the protein MTRLFNEPAAFADEMIEGFVASHQRWVKRVSGGVVRNTKSTPDTVALVIGGGSGHYPAFAGLVGQGLAHGAAMGNLFASPSAQQVYNVAKAADNGGGVLLGYGNYAGDVLHFNQAQDRLRKEGIDCRSIAVTDDVSSAPVAEHAKRRGIAGDLTVFKVAAAAAEAGCSMDAVAEIAERANHRTRSFGVAFTGCTLPGADHPLFSVPEGRMAVGMGIHGEPGIDETDIPTADELAELLVSKLLTEIPDGAGAEGARVVPILNGLGSVKYEELFVVYRRVAQLLAEAGLEAVDPQVGELVTSFDMAGTSLTLFWLDDELEKLWNAPADAPAFRRGAVTAEALDASGGEAADVELSIPDATPESRAGAARVLTALGAAKAVVDANADELGRIDAIAGDGDHGIGMERGVRAAVDAAEDAVARGAGTGTTLHFAADAWADKAGGTSGALWGMALRAVGDAVGDSTAPDAGAVAAGVAGAAAAIMDFGKAKPGDKTLVDVLVPFRDALASGVEAGKSLTEAWAAAAVTAEQAAEDTARLLPLMGRARPHAEKSLGTPDAGAVSMALIIRAIHNTLIERTTIKEKA